A single region of the Actinoplanes sp. SE50/110 genome encodes:
- a CDS encoding ABC transporter permease yields the protein MNQATISARPALAVVLTALLLIATTAAAVGRLGVSRAVVTASLRAVAQLALVSVLITAVLRAWWSTAVFLLLMVLVAAATSARRISTLRRGWPAIVPIVAGAGLAGIVVVAAGTVPPTEIAVLPIAGILIGGAMTATSLSGRRARDELRDRRGEYEAALALGFLPRDAALEVCRPTAGQALVPALDQTRTVGLVTLPGAFVGVLLGGGSAVQAGATQLLVLVGLLAAEAVAAALTVELVANNLV from the coding sequence ATGAACCAGGCAACGATCTCCGCCCGCCCCGCCCTGGCCGTGGTGCTCACCGCGCTGCTGCTCATCGCCACGACGGCGGCCGCGGTCGGCCGGCTCGGGGTGTCCCGGGCGGTGGTGACCGCCTCACTGCGCGCGGTCGCCCAGCTGGCGCTGGTGTCCGTGCTGATCACCGCGGTGCTGCGGGCGTGGTGGTCCACCGCGGTGTTCCTGCTGCTGATGGTGCTGGTCGCGGCGGCCACCTCGGCGCGGCGGATCAGCACCCTGCGGCGCGGATGGCCGGCGATCGTCCCGATCGTGGCCGGCGCCGGGCTCGCCGGGATCGTGGTCGTCGCCGCGGGCACGGTGCCGCCGACCGAGATCGCGGTCCTGCCGATCGCCGGGATCCTGATCGGTGGGGCGATGACCGCCACGTCGCTGTCCGGCCGGCGCGCCCGGGACGAACTGCGCGACCGGCGCGGCGAGTACGAGGCGGCCCTGGCCCTGGGTTTCCTGCCGCGCGACGCCGCCCTGGAGGTGTGCCGGCCCACCGCCGGCCAGGCGCTGGTGCCGGCCCTGGACCAGACCCGGACGGTCGGGCTGGTGACGTTGCCGGGCGCGTTCGTCGGGGTGCTGCTCGGCGGGGGCTCGGCGGTCCAGGCCGGCGCCACCCAGCTGCTGGTCCTGGTCGGGCTGTTGGCGGCCGAGGCGGTCGCCGCCGCCCTGACCGTCGAGCTGGTGGCGAACAACCTGGTCTGA
- a CDS encoding alkaline phosphatase family protein has translation MDITRKLGQATLAAVTAALINPVPAVAATPKPDHVVIVVLENKRYDAIVGPAQTPWITALAGHAANLRDFYAETHPSQPNYLALFSGSTQGVTDDKCPYDLGARPNLARQLIDAGDSFAGYAEGLPRTGWRGCGSARYFRRHTPWANFSNVPSSVSRPYSAFPSHYRKLPTVSFVIPDVCDDMHDCSRATGDAWLREHLAKYVTWARTHNSWFVLTFDEDDRTDADHIPAIVIGVGVPAGQYTVRLDHYDLLHSLEKMYGLPYLGAAAARTGLPWV, from the coding sequence GTGGACATCACGCGAAAGCTCGGGCAGGCGACACTGGCGGCCGTGACGGCGGCGCTGATCAACCCGGTTCCGGCCGTGGCCGCGACGCCGAAGCCGGACCATGTGGTCATCGTCGTCCTGGAGAACAAGCGGTACGACGCCATCGTCGGACCCGCCCAGACCCCGTGGATCACCGCCCTGGCCGGGCACGCGGCGAACCTGCGTGACTTCTACGCCGAGACACATCCCAGCCAGCCGAACTATCTGGCGCTGTTCTCCGGGTCGACCCAGGGCGTCACCGATGACAAGTGCCCGTACGACCTGGGAGCCCGGCCCAACCTGGCGCGTCAGCTGATCGACGCCGGCGACAGCTTCGCCGGATACGCCGAGGGCCTGCCCCGCACGGGCTGGCGCGGCTGCGGGTCGGCCCGCTACTTCCGGCGGCACACCCCGTGGGCGAACTTCAGCAACGTGCCGTCGTCGGTCAGCCGGCCGTACTCCGCCTTCCCGTCGCACTACCGGAAGCTGCCGACCGTCTCGTTCGTGATCCCCGACGTGTGCGACGACATGCACGACTGCTCCCGGGCGACCGGCGACGCGTGGCTGCGCGAACACCTCGCCAAGTACGTGACCTGGGCCCGGACGCACAACAGCTGGTTCGTGCTCACCTTCGACGAGGACGACCGGACCGACGCCGACCACATTCCGGCCATCGTCATCGGGGTGGGGGTGCCGGCGGGCCAGTACACCGTCCGGCTCGACCACTACGACCTGCTGCACAGCCTGGAGAAGATGTACGGTCTGCCGTACCTGGGCGCGGCCGCCGCGCGTACCGGCCTGCCCTGGGTCTAG
- a CDS encoding M48 family metalloprotease — protein sequence MTVAIYLPLLLALPLASIAPRVAGRGTPGPAARLLAATAAVAAVSSTWSLTMLALTMLDDVPPLSVRDDSPGLELPEPVPGPVALLAGVLLLGAGVRLLVDVRRRWTTHRRLRAVGEVQDGLVIADWAKPMAVAVPGAAGRPGHLLVTTGILRLLDADERRVLFAHEQAHLEHRHHRLVAVAAAAAALNPLLIPVRDAVAYLVERWADEEAAAHVGDRRLTAKAVARAALAGSGPEPGTALGIDGGAVVRRVRALGQATPATLRRRLIAPALLAAGFLAVAAVATEAFVDLAQAWV from the coding sequence ATGACCGTCGCCATCTACCTGCCGCTGCTGCTGGCCCTGCCACTGGCGTCGATCGCGCCGCGGGTCGCCGGCCGGGGCACGCCCGGCCCGGCCGCGCGCCTCCTCGCCGCCACCGCCGCGGTCGCCGCCGTCTCGTCCACCTGGTCGCTGACCATGCTGGCGCTCACCATGCTCGACGACGTACCGCCGCTGTCCGTCCGGGACGACTCCCCCGGCCTGGAGCTTCCCGAGCCGGTGCCCGGGCCGGTCGCTCTGCTCGCCGGGGTCCTCCTGCTGGGCGCCGGGGTCCGGCTGCTCGTCGACGTCCGCCGGCGCTGGACGACGCATCGCCGGTTGCGGGCCGTCGGCGAGGTCCAGGACGGCCTGGTCATCGCCGACTGGGCGAAACCGATGGCGGTCGCCGTGCCCGGCGCCGCCGGCCGGCCCGGGCATCTGCTGGTCACCACCGGGATCCTGCGGCTGCTCGACGCCGACGAGCGGCGGGTGTTGTTCGCCCACGAGCAGGCCCACCTCGAGCATCGTCACCACCGGCTCGTCGCCGTGGCCGCCGCGGCCGCCGCGCTGAACCCGCTGCTCATCCCGGTCCGGGACGCGGTCGCCTACCTGGTCGAACGCTGGGCCGACGAGGAGGCCGCCGCGCACGTCGGCGACCGCCGGCTGACCGCCAAGGCGGTGGCCCGGGCCGCCCTCGCCGGCTCCGGCCCGGAGCCGGGGACGGCGCTGGGCATCGACGGCGGGGCGGTGGTCCGCCGGGTCCGCGCCCTCGGCCAGGCGACCCCCGCCACGCTGCGCCGCCGCCTGATCGCCCCGGCCCTGCTCGCCGCCGGTTTCCTCGCGGTGGCCGCGGTCGCCACCGAGGCGTTCGTTGATCTGGCCCAGGCCTGGGTCTGA
- a CDS encoding BlaI/MecI/CopY family transcriptional regulator, translating to MTKDRRRPGALEAAVMASLWAADAPMTPAQVQQRVGDDLAYNTVQTILIRLHEKDQVQRRRAGRGHVYWPVRDAAAAAVAQMRAALPDGTDRHAVLRQFAASLDAADAAILRDLFTDAERPA from the coding sequence GTGACGAAGGACAGGCGGCGCCCCGGTGCGCTGGAAGCGGCCGTCATGGCGTCGCTGTGGGCGGCCGACGCGCCGATGACGCCGGCCCAGGTGCAGCAGCGGGTCGGCGACGATCTGGCGTACAACACCGTGCAGACCATCCTGATCCGGCTGCACGAGAAGGATCAGGTGCAGCGGCGCCGCGCCGGCCGCGGGCACGTGTACTGGCCGGTGCGCGACGCGGCGGCCGCGGCGGTGGCCCAGATGCGCGCCGCGCTGCCGGACGGCACCGACCGGCACGCCGTGCTCCGGCAGTTCGCCGCCTCCCTCGACGCGGCCGACGCGGCGATCCTGCGTGACCTGTTCACCGACGCCGAGCGCCCGGCATGA
- a CDS encoding DUF2785 domain-containing protein: protein MSDTPIPADLDEALAGLLDMLAAPDPRVRDDQAYSTLVRWIRGGALDTRLTALGDMLAGRLVHPEIQARAFAPLVLAAIVDRDRETGVLDRAAVHRWRAAFGDWWLTEDDLRGWDERLGWLHAIAHGADLAGALGTSPRLDAAALAALLDLIGRRTVTPTAYRYAQMEEDRTARALVRILGRPELTEEGAVRWLIRVDELFDGGGPGPLPIPVANTLAVLRALYVMADRHALPHRTAITDATAVRLHAAFDAYPVDRSSP from the coding sequence ATGAGCGACACCCCGATTCCGGCCGATCTCGACGAGGCACTTGCCGGCCTGCTCGACATGCTCGCCGCTCCCGACCCGCGGGTGCGAGACGACCAGGCGTACTCGACGCTGGTCCGCTGGATCCGTGGCGGAGCGCTGGACACCCGTCTCACCGCACTCGGCGACATGCTGGCCGGCCGCCTCGTTCACCCGGAGATCCAGGCCCGCGCCTTCGCGCCGCTCGTCCTGGCTGCCATCGTCGATCGGGACCGGGAAACGGGAGTCCTGGACCGCGCGGCAGTGCATCGCTGGCGGGCGGCGTTCGGCGACTGGTGGCTGACCGAGGATGACCTTCGCGGCTGGGACGAGCGGCTCGGCTGGCTGCACGCGATCGCGCACGGGGCCGACCTCGCCGGAGCCTTGGGCACCTCACCGCGGCTCGATGCGGCGGCGCTGGCCGCACTGCTCGATCTCATCGGCCGGCGGACGGTGACCCCGACCGCGTACCGGTATGCCCAGATGGAAGAGGACAGGACGGCGCGGGCACTGGTGCGGATACTGGGGCGGCCGGAGTTGACCGAGGAGGGGGCGGTCCGCTGGCTGATCCGGGTGGACGAGCTGTTCGACGGCGGTGGCCCCGGGCCGCTGCCGATTCCGGTCGCCAACACCCTCGCGGTCCTGCGGGCGCTCTACGTCATGGCGGACCGGCATGCATTGCCGCACCGGACCGCGATCACCGACGCGACAGCGGTCCGGCTGCACGCCGCCTTCGATGCCTACCCGGTGGACAGATCGTCACCCTAG
- a CDS encoding asparagine synthase-related protein has product MSRRGADEVVTELAKMLTGVGRLAVAFSGGVDSALLLALAARALGPGRVLAVLGVSASLPAAERAAAHEVARHIGAPVVEVLTREGERPAYRANGPDRCYHCKDELFTRIDDEVLAAHRVDAVAYGENADDARRPDRPGSRAATEHRVLRPLADLGLSKADVRRLARECGLPVAAKPAAPCLASRIPHFVEVTPHRLAQVERAEAALRDLGFADLRVRHHDDVARIELLPEDLPRAVSSPIREAVHAAVLAAGFRFAAFDAAGIQSGAFTLPLVGR; this is encoded by the coding sequence ATGAGCCGGCGGGGTGCCGACGAGGTGGTGACCGAGCTCGCCAAGATGCTGACCGGCGTCGGCCGGCTCGCGGTCGCGTTCTCCGGCGGCGTCGACTCCGCCCTGCTGCTCGCCCTCGCCGCCCGGGCGCTCGGCCCCGGCCGGGTGCTCGCCGTGCTCGGCGTCTCGGCGAGCCTGCCCGCGGCCGAACGCGCCGCCGCGCACGAGGTGGCCCGGCACATCGGCGCGCCGGTCGTCGAGGTGCTCACCCGCGAGGGCGAGCGGCCCGCCTACCGCGCGAACGGGCCGGACCGCTGCTACCACTGCAAGGACGAGCTGTTCACCCGGATCGACGACGAGGTCCTCGCCGCGCACCGGGTGGACGCCGTGGCGTACGGCGAGAACGCCGACGACGCCCGGCGCCCGGACCGGCCCGGGTCCCGGGCCGCGACCGAGCATCGGGTGCTGCGACCGCTCGCCGACCTCGGGCTGAGCAAGGCGGACGTACGCCGTCTCGCCCGCGAGTGCGGGCTGCCGGTCGCCGCCAAGCCGGCCGCGCCCTGCCTCGCCTCGCGCATCCCGCACTTCGTCGAGGTCACCCCGCACCGGCTCGCGCAGGTGGAACGGGCCGAGGCGGCGCTGCGTGACCTCGGGTTCGCCGACCTGCGGGTGCGTCACCACGATGACGTGGCCCGGATCGAACTGCTCCCGGAGGACCTGCCACGCGCGGTCAGCTCCCCGATCCGGGAGGCGGTGCACGCGGCGGTCCTGGCGGCCGGGTTCCGGTTCGCCGCCTTCGACGCGGCCGGCATCCAGTCCGGCGCCTTCACCCTGCCCCTGGTCGGGCGCTGA
- a CDS encoding lactate racemase domain-containing protein has protein sequence MTDLIGGAGQVLDPAAVRASVLARLAAEDLGGKRVCLVVPDATRSCPLPLLLDAVHEALHGRAAAVTVLIALGTHAPMTDEQLRQHLGGPYPGFEVRNHEWWRPAALVSLGLIGEERVAQLSEGRMRRAVEVTLNRAVAEHDVCLVIGPVFPHEVVGFSGGNKYFFPGVAGQEIIDFSHWLGALITSAEIIGTRGITPVRALIDEAAAMIPSRRLALCLVVQSGTGALHAAAFGTPEQAWAACADVSARTHVQYRDAPVRRVVSVIPGKYDDMWTGAKGFYKVEPIVADGGEVIIYAPHITRISAMHPEIEEIGYHCRDYFVRQWDRFSAQHWGVLAHSTHLHGAGTWDPVDGERPRVRVTLATGIPEQVVRGANLGYRDPATIDLEALAADPDTLVVPQAGEVLFRLNAAGTAR, from the coding sequence ATGACTGACCTGATCGGTGGCGCCGGGCAGGTGCTCGACCCGGCCGCCGTCCGCGCCTCCGTGCTGGCCCGGCTGGCGGCCGAGGATCTCGGCGGCAAACGGGTGTGCCTGGTGGTGCCGGACGCGACCCGCAGCTGCCCGCTGCCGCTGCTGCTGGACGCGGTGCACGAGGCGCTGCACGGGCGGGCCGCCGCGGTGACCGTGCTGATCGCCCTGGGCACGCACGCGCCGATGACCGACGAGCAGCTGCGCCAGCACCTCGGCGGGCCCTACCCGGGCTTCGAGGTGCGCAATCACGAGTGGTGGCGGCCGGCGGCGCTGGTGTCGCTGGGCCTGATCGGCGAGGAACGGGTGGCGCAGCTGTCCGAGGGCCGGATGCGGCGCGCCGTCGAGGTCACCCTGAACCGGGCGGTGGCCGAGCACGACGTGTGCCTGGTGATCGGGCCGGTCTTCCCGCACGAGGTGGTCGGCTTCTCCGGCGGCAACAAGTACTTCTTCCCGGGCGTCGCCGGGCAGGAGATCATCGACTTCTCGCACTGGCTCGGCGCGCTGATCACCAGCGCCGAGATCATCGGTACGCGCGGGATCACCCCGGTGCGGGCGCTGATCGACGAGGCGGCCGCGATGATCCCGTCCCGCCGGCTGGCGCTGTGCCTGGTCGTGCAGTCGGGCACCGGCGCCCTGCACGCGGCGGCGTTCGGCACCCCGGAGCAGGCGTGGGCGGCGTGCGCGGACGTCTCCGCGCGGACCCACGTGCAGTATCGGGATGCGCCGGTGCGCCGGGTGGTGTCGGTCATCCCGGGCAAGTACGACGACATGTGGACCGGGGCGAAGGGCTTCTACAAGGTGGAGCCGATCGTCGCGGACGGCGGCGAGGTGATCATCTACGCGCCGCACATCACCCGGATCTCCGCGATGCATCCGGAGATCGAGGAGATCGGCTACCACTGCCGGGACTACTTCGTGAGACAGTGGGACCGGTTCTCCGCGCAGCACTGGGGCGTGCTGGCCCACTCGACGCATCTGCACGGCGCCGGGACGTGGGATCCGGTGGACGGGGAGCGGCCGCGGGTGCGCGTCACCCTGGCCACCGGCATCCCCGAGCAGGTGGTGCGCGGGGCGAACCTCGGCTATCGGGACCCGGCGACGATCGACCTGGAAGCCTTGGCCGCGGATCCGGACACCCTGGTCGTCCCCCAGGCCGGCGAGGTCCTGTTCCGCCTGAACGCCGCGGGGACCGCACGATGA
- a CDS encoding SDR family oxidoreductase — translation MRILVTGGTGNVGRLVVEHLLQAGAEVRVLSRGGHAPGAAATVRGDLAQPDSLRAALQDIDRLYLFPYAGTAPAVVRLAEQAGVERVVTLSSGAVTTGYDTNFHLPVEQAVEASGMRWTHVRPAEFMLNNLWLWGPSIRAERTVREPFPDRAGCPVHERDIAEVAAAALVEDGHHGRAYTLYGPETLTRRDQVAAIGQALGEPVRLQAVTPAHARDMYLAQGGFAAASADFLTGFQSYSGGEPEAAPVPVEPHPMPTAADVTGRPARTFATWAVDHAADFR, via the coding sequence ATGCGCATCCTTGTCACCGGGGGAACCGGGAATGTGGGCAGGCTGGTCGTCGAACACCTTCTCCAGGCCGGAGCAGAGGTCCGGGTGCTCAGCCGTGGCGGTCACGCGCCCGGTGCGGCCGCAACGGTCCGGGGGGATCTGGCGCAGCCGGACAGCCTGCGAGCGGCATTGCAGGACATCGATCGCCTCTATCTGTTCCCGTACGCCGGGACCGCACCCGCCGTGGTCCGGCTCGCCGAACAGGCCGGCGTCGAGCGGGTGGTCACCCTGTCGTCCGGGGCGGTGACCACCGGCTACGACACGAATTTCCACCTGCCCGTCGAGCAGGCGGTGGAAGCCTCCGGCATGCGGTGGACCCACGTCCGCCCGGCCGAATTCATGCTCAACAACCTGTGGCTGTGGGGGCCGTCCATCCGGGCGGAGAGAACCGTCCGCGAGCCCTTCCCGGATCGTGCCGGGTGCCCGGTCCACGAACGGGACATCGCCGAGGTGGCCGCGGCGGCACTGGTGGAGGACGGTCATCACGGCCGGGCGTACACACTCTATGGTCCGGAAACGCTGACCCGCCGGGACCAGGTGGCGGCCATCGGTCAGGCGCTCGGCGAACCTGTCCGGCTGCAAGCCGTGACGCCGGCCCATGCCCGCGACATGTATCTGGCCCAGGGCGGTTTCGCGGCCGCGTCCGCCGATTTTCTCACCGGCTTCCAGAGCTATTCCGGAGGAGAGCCGGAGGCCGCCCCGGTACCGGTCGAACCGCACCCCATGCCGACCGCGGCGGACGTCACCGGCCGTCCCGCCCGGACCTTCGCCACCTGGGCTGTCGACCACGCCGCCGATTTCCGGTGA
- a CDS encoding GNAT family N-acetyltransferase, which yields MPLTIRSAGEADAAACAAVYRPYVLDTAITFESDPPSDAEMARRIAAAVRSHAWLVAEDDGEIIGYAYAGPFAARPAYRWSCEVSVYLAVGRRRTGAGRALYRSLLPRLIDRGYRVAVAKTTLPNEASMGLHAALGFQLVGVHRNIGWKNGDWHDVAITQLDLVTDSEPPVEPC from the coding sequence ATGCCGCTGACAATCCGCTCCGCCGGCGAGGCTGATGCCGCTGCCTGCGCGGCCGTCTACCGCCCGTACGTACTGGACACCGCCATCACCTTCGAGTCCGACCCGCCGTCGGACGCCGAGATGGCCCGGCGCATCGCGGCCGCCGTCCGGTCGCACGCCTGGCTCGTCGCCGAGGACGACGGCGAGATCATCGGCTACGCGTACGCCGGTCCGTTCGCCGCCCGCCCGGCCTACCGCTGGTCGTGCGAGGTCAGCGTCTACCTGGCCGTCGGCCGCCGCCGCACGGGCGCCGGCCGCGCCCTGTACCGGTCACTGCTGCCGCGGTTGATCGATCGCGGCTACCGGGTGGCGGTGGCGAAGACGACCCTGCCCAACGAGGCGAGCATGGGCCTGCACGCGGCGCTCGGCTTCCAGCTGGTCGGCGTACACCGGAACATCGGTTGGAAGAACGGCGACTGGCACGATGTCGCCATCACCCAGCTCGACCTCGTCACCGACAGTGAGCCACCGGTCGAACCGTGCTGA
- a CDS encoding CocE/NonD family hydrolase, translating into MRRLAIVLSLLMMSVLVMSAPATARPAATTGFRWNDITAADGVVLKSNVIAPSAPGAHPAVVLVSSWGFNDLEYLAQARGLAEAGYVVLSYTARGFWLSGGTIDVAGPRDVADASSAVDWLLAHTAADPGRIGIVGVSYGGGISLLAAAHDPRIHAVASLSGWADLAASMAGGDTRRPQAAWFLQAAARLVGHPSPEMNQILDDYWADRNADARERWARGRSARYSIDAINRNHPAVLLAHSYGDSIFPAGQMLDFYTALSTPKRLELAPGDHATVELSGLAGIPNHVWTSVRRWLDEYLAGVDTGIGAEPGVVLRPHDSTAVESYRDVAAVSPHTDRLLLGAPHGLIPTGDLGTAVPSSTWDRQIQAGTDTVADGGVALLTNGLEGLTGILPTTSLPFVSRRDAGVWLSGAAPAGGWRVRGVPHLHVSLTSSRPAGTVIAYLYDVNALGVSRLFSHAPVTWHGSPTVLDLPLQVTAYNLPAGHRLALVVDTKDPLYFDANTAGSTITFHGGSWLDVPSA; encoded by the coding sequence ATGCGTCGTCTCGCGATCGTCCTGTCGTTGCTCATGATGTCCGTCCTGGTGATGTCCGCCCCGGCCACGGCCCGGCCGGCGGCGACCACCGGGTTCCGCTGGAACGACATCACCGCCGCCGACGGTGTGGTGCTGAAGTCCAACGTGATCGCCCCGTCCGCGCCGGGTGCCCACCCGGCGGTCGTGCTGGTGTCCAGCTGGGGATTCAACGACCTGGAGTATCTGGCGCAGGCCCGCGGGCTCGCCGAAGCCGGGTACGTGGTGCTGTCGTACACCGCTCGCGGGTTCTGGCTCTCCGGCGGGACGATCGACGTGGCCGGGCCGCGGGATGTCGCGGACGCCTCGAGCGCGGTCGACTGGCTGCTCGCGCACACCGCGGCCGACCCGGGCCGGATCGGCATCGTCGGCGTCTCCTACGGCGGTGGGATCAGCCTGCTCGCCGCGGCCCACGATCCGCGGATCCACGCGGTGGCCTCGCTCAGCGGCTGGGCCGATCTGGCCGCCTCGATGGCCGGCGGCGACACCCGCCGGCCGCAGGCGGCATGGTTCCTGCAGGCCGCGGCACGCCTGGTCGGGCACCCGTCGCCGGAGATGAACCAGATCCTCGACGACTACTGGGCCGACCGGAACGCCGACGCCCGGGAGCGCTGGGCGCGGGGTCGATCCGCCCGGTACTCGATCGACGCGATCAACCGGAACCATCCGGCCGTGCTCCTCGCGCACAGCTACGGCGACAGCATCTTCCCGGCCGGGCAGATGCTCGACTTCTACACCGCGCTGAGCACGCCGAAGCGTCTGGAACTGGCGCCGGGTGACCACGCCACGGTGGAGCTGTCCGGGCTGGCCGGCATCCCGAACCACGTGTGGACCAGCGTGCGGCGCTGGCTCGACGAATACCTGGCCGGCGTCGACACCGGCATCGGCGCCGAACCCGGCGTGGTGCTGCGTCCGCACGACTCGACGGCGGTCGAGTCGTACCGCGACGTGGCCGCTGTGTCCCCGCACACCGATCGCCTGCTGCTGGGCGCGCCGCACGGGCTGATCCCCACCGGCGATCTGGGCACCGCGGTGCCGTCGTCGACCTGGGACCGGCAGATCCAGGCCGGCACGGACACCGTCGCCGACGGGGGAGTGGCGCTGCTGACCAACGGCCTGGAGGGCCTGACCGGCATCCTGCCGACCACGTCACTGCCGTTCGTGTCGCGCCGCGATGCCGGAGTCTGGCTGTCCGGCGCCGCGCCGGCCGGCGGCTGGCGGGTCCGCGGCGTGCCGCACCTGCACGTGTCGCTGACCTCGTCGCGGCCGGCCGGCACGGTCATCGCCTACCTGTACGACGTGAACGCCCTCGGCGTCAGCCGACTGTTCTCGCACGCGCCGGTCACCTGGCACGGGTCACCCACGGTCCTGGATCTGCCGCTGCAGGTCACCGCGTACAACCTGCCGGCCGGTCACCGGCTAGCCCTGGTCGTGGACACCAAGGACCCGCTCTACTTCGACGCGAACACGGCGGGGTCCACCATCACCTTCCACGGCGGCTCATGGCTGGACGTACCGTCGGCCTGA